From a single Burkholderiales bacterium genomic region:
- a CDS encoding DoxX family protein — MADDIGKLVLRLTLGGLILLHGISKVKNGVEGIAGMLQAQGLPAALAYGVYVGEVIAALLVLAGFYARIGADSSWS, encoded by the coding sequence ATGGCTGACGATATTGGCAAGCTTGTATTGCGCCTGACCCTGGGTGGTTTGATCCTGCTGCACGGCATCAGTAAAGTGAAGAATGGCGTAGAGGGCATTGCCGGGATGCTGCAGGCGCAAGGCTTGCCGGCCGCGCTTGCCTACGGCGTTTACGTCGGCGAAGTGATCGCCGCGCTACTGGTCCTGGCTGGCTTCTATGCGCGGATCGGCGCCGATTCATCATGGTC